AGAGATTACAGCGTTGTCTGTGGAAACCAGCCTCTTTTAGAATTTGGGGATAACGTCTGATGGAAAAGGATATGGAACAGTTGCACTATGACTGCGCCGGTCTTCGCAAAGGTTCCCATGTCAGCGGCAGTTTGTCGCAGATGAGAGACGCGGGTACCTCGGCCGTGGCAAGCTGGGCACATGCAGCACTATCTAGCGCTCACAGCGTCCGAACTACTTGCCCAGACCCCACCGAATCGCGATGCGATTTGCGTTGAAGATAGGGATGTTTCCCCAGATTCAACCTGGGAGGAAACAACTGAGGATGCGCGGGATGATGCCGCGCTAGAGTCTCTCCACCTTGCGCGCGAAGAACAATCCTCCCCCACTCGGCTGGTTGTGGGGGGCGCCCTCCCCTCCCGGGACGCACGCTTCAGTTCCTGGCAACAGGTCGACGAGATTTATGCGGACGACACAAGGGGGCGGGAGGTATGCGCGCAGCTATTCTTGGCGCAGACGCAAGAGGAGGCGGACCTGCTAATAGGGCAGCTCTTTGAGGAGGCCCTGATGTGGTACGACATCAGCGAGCGTACTGACTTAGGCGACGCCCTCGTTCGTGCCAAACCGGTCGACGAAGTTGGAGAGGATTAGGTGGGCTGGCGACACATCGACGCCGCGCACCCGTTCCTCAACCCTGGGCCGTTCCTCTTTCGGATAGTAGCCATGATCCTCAAACACGTCGATGCGCACCGAAATGCCTTCAAAATCTAGTTCAGGATGGAACTGCGTCAGGTAGATGTTGTTGCGAATGCGCGCCATCTGAAGTGGGGCGACCGTGCCCGTCACTAGCGGCACCATCTGCGGTGGGTGCTCGACAACCGATTCATGGTGCCCGACGTAGGCGCGGAAAGTATCCGGAATGCCATTGAGAATCGGATCGACCCGACCCTGCGGGGTCACGGTCAACTGCGGCGCCGTAATGTCCTCTGAAATGGCTGGACTCACGCTCCCGCCAAGCATGCGCGCCATAATCCCCAGGCCGTAGCAGATCCCCAAAATCGGGAAATCTTCTGCGATGGCCCTTTCCGAAAGCCGCGTCAGGTTTTGCTCCACGTCGAGTTGCCGCAGGCTCTTGCTGTCTTCCGGCGCTGACACATCGAAGTGGGAACCGCACATGATGATGCCGTCCCAGTGCTGCAAGTTAATATCGGGGAACGGATCCCGCTCAAGACGGACATTGACAAGCTCATCGTCGCGCAATCCCGTGAACTTGAGCATGGCTTGACGTTCCGAAATCGCAACTTTCTCGTAAATTCGCGTCGTGAACATAAGGAAGCGTCTGGCCATGGTTGCAGTCTAGTCAGCCCGGGGGCGTCTGGCCCTCATTCGGGCACCATCAAGATAGTCTCTACACATGTCTCAAACGCGACGATACATCGACGACCTCCGCCTAGCACACGTCCTCGCAGACCAGGCTGACCACCAGAGCATGAACCGCTTCCAAGCGGATGATCTTCTCGTGGAAGAAAAGCCAGATTACACGTTGGTTTCGGATGCCGATAAGGCCGTGGAAGACCAGATCCGCCTTCAGCTCGGCACATCCCGGTCACGGGACTCCGTCCTCGGTGAGGAACGTGGAACAAGCGGTTCCTCAAGTCGGCAATGGATTATTGACCCGATTGACGGGACCAGCAACTTTGTGCGAGGGGTTCCGGTATGGGCGACACTTATC
This genomic stretch from Schaalia sp. JY-X169 harbors:
- a CDS encoding glutamine amidotransferase-related protein (Members of this family of hydrolases with an active site Cys residue belong to MEROPS family C26.), giving the protein MARRFLMFTTRIYEKVAISERQAMLKFTGLRDDELVNVRLERDPFPDINLQHWDGIIMCGSHFDVSAPEDSKSLRQLDVEQNLTRLSERAIAEDFPILGICYGLGIMARMLGGSVSPAISEDITAPQLTVTPQGRVDPILNGIPDTFRAYVGHHESVVEHPPQMVPLVTGTVAPLQMARIRNNIYLTQFHPELDFEGISVRIDVFEDHGYYPKEERPRVEERVRGVDVSPAHLILSNFVDRFGTNEGVA